The following proteins are co-located in the uncultured Draconibacterium sp. genome:
- the cobU gene encoding bifunctional adenosylcobinamide kinase/adenosylcobinamide-phosphate guanylyltransferase: MAEITFITGGQRSGKSSFAQRLAEEKSGEPVYLATARIWDTDFEARVKRHQSDRGEQWQTIEEQINISKHNMEGKTVLLDCITLWLTNIFYENKNDIERSLEIAKTEWDKFTAQNFTLIVVSNELGMGVHPENEIARKFADLQGWMNQYIAKTANEVFLMVSGIPLLVKGISNNDKPMTNDQ, encoded by the coding sequence GGGAAAAGCAGTTTTGCCCAGCGTTTGGCCGAAGAAAAATCAGGTGAACCTGTTTACCTGGCAACTGCCCGCATTTGGGATACCGATTTTGAGGCAAGGGTAAAACGGCATCAATCCGACCGTGGCGAACAGTGGCAAACCATCGAAGAGCAGATCAATATTAGCAAACACAATATGGAAGGGAAAACTGTTTTACTGGACTGTATAACACTTTGGCTCACCAATATCTTTTATGAAAATAAGAATGATATTGAGAGAAGTCTCGAGATTGCAAAAACAGAATGGGATAAATTTACAGCTCAGAATTTTACATTGATTGTAGTAAGTAATGAATTGGGAATGGGAGTTCATCCCGAAAATGAAATAGCCCGAAAATTCGCCGATCTGCAAGGTTGGATGAACCAGTATATTGCAAAAACTGCCAACGAGGTCTTTCTGATGGTTTCCGGAATCCCGTTACTAGTTAAAGGAATCTCGAATAATGATAAACCAATGACCAATGACCAATGA
- the cobT gene encoding nicotinate-nucleotide--dimethylbenzimidazole phosphoribosyltransferase has protein sequence MTLIEQLKHKIDNKTKPLGSLGLLEEIALQIGQVQNTLSPKIERPALLVFAADHGLADEGISPYPKDVTWQMVMNFCAGGASINVFCRQNELNLNVFDVGVDYEFPTELPVINAKVAHGSRNMRKEPAMTIEECRAAMQVGADAVRNEAEAGCNTIACGEMGIGNTSPSSLLMHKFTGYSVEECTGRGSGLDDGQVDRKTRILKEIAGKYNPETPEETLATLGGLEIAAMVGAYLEAKKQNMLILIDGFIATAAAITAIQMDETVKENCIFCHSSDEKGHKLMLDYLGAKPLLQLGMRLGEGTGAAVAMPLVRSAVNFLNEMSSMEDAGVSNKD, from the coding sequence ATGACCTTAATAGAACAACTTAAACATAAAATCGACAATAAAACCAAACCACTGGGGTCACTGGGTTTGTTGGAAGAAATAGCACTTCAAATCGGACAAGTGCAAAACACTTTATCGCCCAAAATTGAAAGGCCGGCTTTGTTGGTATTTGCTGCCGATCATGGTTTGGCCGACGAAGGAATTAGTCCGTATCCGAAAGACGTTACCTGGCAAATGGTAATGAATTTTTGTGCAGGAGGTGCATCAATAAATGTGTTTTGCCGCCAAAACGAACTGAATCTTAACGTTTTTGATGTTGGGGTAGATTACGAATTTCCGACAGAGTTGCCTGTGATAAATGCAAAAGTGGCACACGGTAGCCGCAATATGCGAAAAGAGCCTGCAATGACCATTGAGGAATGCCGGGCAGCAATGCAGGTGGGAGCTGATGCGGTTCGAAACGAAGCAGAAGCCGGCTGTAACACCATCGCATGTGGTGAAATGGGAATTGGAAATACTTCTCCTTCTTCCTTGTTGATGCACAAATTTACAGGCTATTCGGTAGAAGAATGTACAGGCCGGGGTTCCGGTTTGGATGACGGGCAGGTGGACAGAAAGACGCGGATTTTAAAAGAAATTGCCGGAAAATACAATCCTGAAACTCCGGAAGAAACACTGGCAACGTTGGGAGGACTGGAAATTGCAGCAATGGTTGGCGCTTATCTTGAAGCGAAGAAACAAAATATGCTTATTTTAATCGACGGATTTATAGCAACGGCTGCGGCAATTACTGCGATCCAAATGGATGAAACAGTGAAAGAAAACTGCATTTTTTGCCACAGTTCCGATGAAAAGGGACATAAACTAATGTTGGATTATTTGGGAGCGAAACCATTGCTACAACTTGGTATGCGTTTGGGTGAAGGAACCGGAGCCGCAGTGGCAATGCCTTTGGTGCGTTCTGCAGTAAATTTCTTAAACGAAATGAGCAGTATGGAAGATGCCGGAGTTTCGAACAAAGACTAA
- a CDS encoding adenosylcobinamide-GDP ribazoletransferase has product MKNELKIFLTALSFYTRLPVGTIEGWTEKMLNKSTRYFTTIGVLVGGISALAFLVLNNYLPVSIAVIGSMLATILLTGAFHEDGFADFCDGFGGGYTPERILEIMKDSRIGTYGLIGLMAMLGTKFVTLIHIDPITIPWVLVAGHALSRVFPVLLIYTSKYARIDALSKTKPVGKADSLYSLAFAVVVGIVPLVYFNWHEIVICVGLLVAISFFFRNYINRKLGGYTGDVLGALQQLCEVGFYLAILAYQNYQ; this is encoded by the coding sequence TTGAAAAACGAACTAAAAATATTTCTTACAGCACTTAGCTTTTATACCCGGCTTCCGGTCGGGACTATAGAAGGCTGGACCGAAAAAATGCTAAATAAGTCAACCCGGTATTTCACAACTATTGGAGTGTTGGTTGGCGGAATTAGCGCACTTGCTTTTCTTGTGCTGAATAATTACTTACCGGTTTCAATTGCCGTTATTGGCAGTATGCTTGCTACTATCCTTTTAACCGGAGCTTTTCACGAAGATGGTTTTGCCGACTTTTGTGATGGATTTGGCGGTGGTTATACGCCGGAAAGAATTCTGGAAATAATGAAAGACAGCCGGATCGGGACCTATGGCTTGATCGGTTTAATGGCAATGCTGGGAACAAAATTTGTCACTTTAATACACATCGATCCGATTACAATTCCATGGGTGCTAGTCGCCGGTCATGCCTTAAGTCGCGTGTTTCCTGTTTTGCTTATTTATACTTCGAAATACGCCCGTATTGATGCATTAAGTAAAACAAAACCGGTGGGTAAGGCCGATTCATTGTATTCGTTGGCATTTGCTGTTGTTGTCGGGATTGTTCCGTTGGTTTATTTCAATTGGCACGAGATAGTGATCTGTGTAGGATTATTAGTGGCAATTTCTTTCTTTTTCAGGAATTACATAAACCGAAAGTTGGGAGGATACACTGGCGATGTTTTAGGCGCTTTGCAGCAATTGTGCGAAGTGGGATTTTATCTGGCAATTCTGGCTTATCAAAATTACCAATGA
- the cobC gene encoding alpha-ribazole phosphatase, translated as MKLVAIRHTSVDVEPGICYGQSNVALARTFQKEREEVALRLNGIRFDKIYSSPLLRCMLLAEFLFDTAPVFYDDRLRELDFGEWELKSWNAIYNDPLGKVWMDNYQNLPTLNGESYPQMVERVSAFLNEVKLEENNTVAIVAHAGVIRILKSIIENCSIEDLFNTFKPEYGSVTEFEI; from the coding sequence ATGAAACTAGTTGCAATAAGACATACTAGTGTTGATGTGGAACCGGGTATCTGTTACGGGCAAAGTAATGTGGCGCTTGCTCGTACTTTTCAAAAGGAAAGGGAAGAGGTTGCACTGCGTTTAAACGGAATTCGTTTTGATAAAATATACTCCAGTCCTTTGTTGCGTTGTATGTTGTTGGCTGAATTTTTATTTGATACAGCTCCTGTATTTTATGATGATCGTTTGAGAGAACTTGATTTTGGTGAATGGGAATTAAAAAGCTGGAATGCCATTTATAACGATCCCTTGGGAAAGGTGTGGATGGACAACTACCAAAACCTGCCCACTTTAAACGGTGAAAGTTATCCGCAAATGGTAGAGCGGGTTTCTGCATTTCTTAACGAAGTAAAACTGGAAGAAAATAACACAGTTGCAATTGTTGCCCATGCAGGGGTAATCCGTATTCTGAAAAGTATAATTGAAAATTGTAGTATTGAGGACCTTTTTAATACGTTTAAACCGGAGTATGGAAGTGTCACTGAATTTGAAATTTAA
- a CDS encoding cobyric acid synthase — translation MNTNKKYHPIMFVGTGSDVGKSVINAGFGRIFKQDGLNPAPFKAQNMSLNSYPTANGLEIGRAQAVQAEACGIECRVEMNPVLLKPTGYMNSQIVLNGKPWANKSAKEYFNGTDRDFLFAECMNAFSRLEEEFNPIVVEGAGSISEVNLWEKDITNMRVAVEKKAATYLIADIDKGGVFGSVYGTMLLLPEIERKQIKGIIINKFRGDISLFEDGAKKLEELCGVPVVGIIPHFRDIYIDDEDSVVVDKKQFKSIEGKTNIAVVLLRHMSNFTDFNVLERIPEVNLFYAATPDDIDQADIVVLPGSKNTISDTLFLQRQGMAAAINKAHEQGKAVYGICGGFQMMGKWISDPGHVEGNIERVPGLGILPVETTITEEKVTEQCTFTFKDNQSIGKGYEIHMGETLAETSSPLCIINDKKEDGYFLNSKTWGTYIHGIFDNKEIINLILKESGQNVITEMDFQQFKEQQYDKLADLIRENVDMDYIYKTMEID, via the coding sequence ATGAACACGAATAAAAAATACCACCCGATTATGTTCGTTGGAACTGGTTCCGACGTTGGTAAAAGTGTAATAAATGCCGGATTTGGGCGCATTTTTAAACAAGATGGACTAAATCCGGCTCCATTTAAAGCACAAAATATGTCGTTGAATAGTTATCCTACGGCAAATGGTTTGGAAATTGGCCGTGCCCAGGCAGTTCAGGCTGAAGCGTGCGGGATTGAATGCCGGGTGGAAATGAATCCGGTGCTTTTAAAACCAACGGGTTACATGAATTCGCAAATTGTACTAAACGGCAAACCATGGGCAAATAAATCGGCAAAGGAATATTTTAACGGCACCGATCGCGATTTCCTGTTTGCCGAATGTATGAATGCCTTTTCCCGTCTGGAAGAGGAATTTAATCCGATTGTTGTTGAAGGAGCCGGAAGTATTTCGGAAGTTAATCTGTGGGAAAAGGACATTACCAACATGAGGGTAGCAGTAGAAAAAAAGGCTGCTACTTATCTGATTGCCGACATTGATAAAGGGGGTGTTTTTGGTAGTGTTTACGGCACCATGCTTTTATTGCCAGAAATTGAACGGAAACAGATTAAAGGGATAATTATCAACAAATTCAGAGGGGACATCTCACTTTTCGAGGATGGTGCTAAAAAGCTGGAAGAACTGTGCGGCGTGCCGGTTGTTGGTATAATTCCACATTTCCGTGACATTTATATTGATGATGAAGACTCTGTTGTGGTGGATAAAAAACAGTTTAAATCCATTGAAGGTAAAACCAATATTGCCGTAGTTTTGCTTCGTCATATGTCGAATTTTACCGACTTTAATGTATTGGAACGTATTCCGGAAGTGAACTTGTTTTATGCCGCAACTCCCGACGATATCGACCAGGCGGATATCGTTGTTCTCCCCGGTTCGAAAAATACAATTTCGGATACGCTTTTTCTGCAACGACAGGGAATGGCCGCTGCCATAAATAAGGCGCACGAGCAAGGTAAAGCAGTTTATGGAATATGTGGTGGTTTTCAGATGATGGGGAAGTGGATTAGTGATCCGGGACATGTTGAAGGGAATATTGAACGTGTTCCGGGACTTGGAATATTGCCTGTTGAGACCACCATAACTGAAGAAAAAGTTACTGAACAATGTACCTTTACATTTAAAGATAATCAATCAATTGGAAAAGGATACGAAATTCATATGGGCGAAACTCTTGCAGAAACTTCAAGTCCATTGTGTATAATCAACGACAAAAAAGAAGATGGCTATTTCTTAAATTCAAAAACCTGGGGCACTTATATTCATGGAATTTTTGATAACAAGGAGATAATCAATTTAATATTGAAGGAATCGGGGCAGAACGTTATTACTGAAATGGACTTTCAGCAGTTTAAAGAGCAGCAGTATGATAAGCTGGCCGATTTGATTCGCGAAAATGTAGATATGGATTATATCTATAAAACCATGGAAATTGATTAA
- the cbiB gene encoding adenosylcobinamide-phosphate synthase CbiB has translation MINISDIILPLLAGFALDCILGDPQWLPHPIRLFGSAISRGEKQLNTGENRKIKGALLASSLILFTFFVLRLFLVLLAQFEILSLILSAVFVFYGLANHSLIRESLHVIRQLNQNGVVAGRKQLSRIVGRDTSSLFENQIRTAVLETLAENLSDGVVAPLFYYAIGGVPAMMAYKMANTLDSMIGYKNKRYTQFGWFAAKLDDVLNFIPARLTAFLMVLITLNYRGLKYIFKYGNKHASPNAGYPEAALAGILNCKFGGPNMYHGVLVDKPFIGKNNKTITDKDVIKACIINSLVCLCSLLIIVSIYLFLL, from the coding sequence TTGATTAATATCTCAGATATAATTCTTCCTTTACTTGCCGGTTTTGCGCTGGATTGTATTTTGGGCGATCCGCAATGGTTGCCACATCCCATTCGTCTATTTGGTTCTGCAATTTCCAGAGGAGAAAAACAACTTAACACAGGAGAAAATAGAAAGATAAAAGGTGCTTTACTTGCTTCGTCGTTAATTCTATTCACATTTTTTGTTTTACGTTTATTCTTGGTTCTCCTTGCACAATTTGAAATTCTAAGTCTCATTTTGTCGGCGGTTTTTGTTTTTTACGGTTTGGCAAACCATTCTTTAATTCGCGAATCACTACATGTTATAAGGCAATTAAACCAGAATGGGGTAGTGGCCGGACGCAAGCAGTTGAGTCGAATTGTTGGCCGCGATACTTCATCACTTTTCGAAAATCAAATTCGAACAGCTGTGTTGGAAACTTTAGCAGAGAACCTTAGCGATGGAGTTGTGGCACCGCTTTTTTATTATGCAATTGGTGGTGTACCTGCAATGATGGCTTACAAAATGGCAAATACGCTCGACTCGATGATTGGATACAAAAACAAGCGCTACACACAGTTTGGATGGTTTGCAGCTAAACTTGATGATGTATTAAATTTTATCCCTGCACGTTTAACTGCATTTCTTATGGTGTTGATTACCCTAAATTATAGGGGGCTGAAATATATTTTCAAATACGGAAACAAACATGCAAGTCCGAATGCCGGTTATCCGGAAGCTGCTTTAGCCGGAATTCTGAATTGTAAATTCGGAGGTCCTAACATGTATCACGGAGTTTTAGTGGATAAACCTTTTATCGGAAAAAACAATAAAACGATTACCGACAAAGATGTAATTAAAGCCTGCATCATTAACAGTCTGGTCTGCTTGTGTTCTTTACTGATAATAGTTTCAATCTATTTATTTCTATTGTAA
- the floA gene encoding flotillin-like protein FloA (flotillin-like protein involved in membrane lipid rafts): MIEAVGAWGLIVAVIVLLFIILYFIPIGLWFSALVSGVRISLLQLFLMRFRKVPPGVIVRAMIEGTKADVDLSRDALEAHYLAGGHVARVVHALVSAAKANIELPFNMATAIDLAGRDVFEAVQMSVNPKVINTPPVTAVSKDGIQLIAKARVTVRANIKQLVGGAGEETVLARVGEGIVSSIGSSHSHKAVLENPDFISRVVLEKGLDAGTAFEILSIDIADIDIGKNIGAVLQMDQAEADKNIAQAKAEERRAMAIALEQENKATAQEMRAKVIEAEAQVPLAIAEAFRSGNLGIMDYMKYKNIMADTSMRDSIAGEGNVPKE; the protein is encoded by the coding sequence ATGATAGAAGCAGTAGGAGCATGGGGACTAATAGTAGCAGTAATTGTATTACTTTTTATTATCCTCTATTTTATACCAATCGGACTGTGGTTTTCAGCCCTGGTCTCAGGAGTTCGCATTTCGTTGTTACAGTTATTTTTAATGCGTTTCAGAAAAGTACCTCCTGGAGTAATTGTTCGGGCGATGATTGAAGGAACAAAAGCCGATGTTGATCTTAGCCGCGACGCTTTGGAAGCACACTATCTTGCCGGCGGACACGTTGCCAGAGTTGTTCATGCCCTGGTTTCAGCAGCAAAAGCAAACATTGAACTACCATTTAATATGGCAACTGCAATCGATTTGGCTGGTCGCGATGTTTTCGAGGCTGTTCAAATGTCGGTTAATCCTAAAGTTATAAATACACCACCTGTTACTGCAGTTTCAAAAGACGGTATTCAGTTAATTGCCAAAGCCCGTGTAACCGTACGTGCCAATATTAAACAATTGGTTGGTGGTGCCGGAGAAGAAACCGTTCTTGCACGTGTTGGTGAAGGAATTGTTTCATCCATCGGATCGTCGCATTCGCACAAGGCAGTACTCGAGAATCCTGACTTTATTTCGAGGGTAGTACTGGAAAAAGGCCTGGATGCAGGAACGGCTTTTGAAATACTATCGATTGATATCGCCGACATTGACATAGGTAAGAACATTGGAGCGGTATTACAAATGGACCAGGCAGAAGCGGATAAAAACATAGCACAAGCTAAAGCAGAGGAACGTAGAGCTATGGCAATTGCACTTGAACAGGAAAATAAAGCAACTGCACAGGAGATGAGAGCGAAAGTAATCGAAGCAGAAGCTCAGGTTCCGCTGGCTATCGCTGAAGCCTTTAGAAGTGGTAATCTTGGTATTATGGATTATATGAAATACAAAAACATAATGGCTGATACTTCCATGCGAGATTCAATTGCAGGCGAAGGAAATGTACCGAAAGAATAA
- a CDS encoding NfeD family protein, producing the protein MTIFTIILLILLGLVLLLIEFAVIPGVTIAGIGGFLLLAGSVYIAFSELGIIPGFITLAVVLIASPIMIVYFFKSRTGKKMILNKNIEGKVEFVNKDKLAVGDTGKTIGRLAPMGKVKVNGEVVEAQSTGALIDPNTEIKIVKVESNKLIVEPIKI; encoded by the coding sequence ATGACCATTTTCACCATTATTCTATTGATTCTGCTTGGACTCGTATTATTACTGATTGAATTTGCAGTAATTCCGGGAGTAACCATTGCCGGAATTGGAGGCTTTCTTTTACTGGCAGGCAGTGTTTACATTGCCTTTTCCGAATTAGGAATAATACCTGGTTTTATCACACTCGCCGTGGTGTTAATTGCTTCACCAATAATGATCGTCTATTTTTTTAAATCGAGAACCGGAAAGAAAATGATTCTCAATAAAAACATTGAGGGGAAAGTTGAGTTTGTAAACAAAGACAAACTGGCCGTTGGAGATACCGGTAAAACCATCGGAAGACTAGCGCCAATGGGTAAAGTAAAAGTAAATGGAGAAGTGGTTGAAGCACAATCAACCGGCGCATTAATCGATCCAAATACCGAAATAAAGATTGTAAAAGTTGAATCGAATAAACTAATTGTTGAACCTATAAAAATTTAA
- a CDS encoding ATP-dependent Clp protease adaptor ClpS, with product MTQKETKKNPVKNIQEDVNKENFLILHNDDVHTFDYVIDALVDICKHEYEQATQCTMLVHYKGKCDVKKGGFAALKPMKDALLERKLNATID from the coding sequence ATGACACAAAAAGAGACTAAAAAAAATCCGGTAAAAAATATTCAGGAAGATGTAAACAAAGAGAATTTCCTGATTTTACACAACGATGATGTACATACTTTCGATTATGTAATTGATGCACTTGTTGACATTTGCAAACACGAATACGAGCAGGCAACTCAATGTACAATGCTCGTTCATTACAAAGGTAAGTGTGATGTAAAAAAAGGAGGATTTGCAGCATTAAAACCAATGAAAGACGCATTATTAGAGCGTAAGCTTAACGCAACTATAGACTAA
- the bcp gene encoding thioredoxin-dependent thiol peroxidase translates to MTNLKVGDKAPDFEGVNQNGEKIGLKDFAGKKLILYFYPKDNTPGCTAESCNLNDNYDAWLEKGFDVVGVSPDSEKSHQKFIEKFGFKFNLIADTEKEILETYGVWGEKSMYGRKYMGVFRTTFVIDEKGVFEEVFEKVETKDHTRQIIEALKL, encoded by the coding sequence ATGACAAATTTGAAAGTTGGAGATAAAGCACCTGATTTTGAGGGTGTAAATCAAAATGGAGAGAAAATCGGTCTGAAAGATTTCGCTGGGAAAAAGTTAATCCTTTATTTTTACCCCAAAGACAATACACCGGGCTGTACCGCCGAATCGTGTAATTTAAACGATAACTACGATGCATGGCTGGAAAAAGGTTTTGATGTAGTAGGGGTTAGTCCTGATAGTGAAAAATCGCATCAGAAATTTATTGAAAAATTTGGATTTAAATTTAATCTGATAGCCGATACAGAAAAAGAAATCCTTGAAACGTATGGCGTTTGGGGAGAGAAAAGTATGTATGGCCGAAAATACATGGGGGTTTTTCGTACTACTTTTGTAATTGATGAAAAGGGAGTTTTTGAAGAGGTTTTTGAAAAAGTTGAAACAAAAGACCACACCAGGCAGATTATTGAAGCACTAAAATTATAA
- the recA gene encoding recombinase RecA — MTKEEKSQMNQEKLKALQLTMDKIEKSYGKGSIMRLGDRAVEDVPAISSGSIALDVALGVGGFPKGRVIEIYGPESSGKTTLAIHAIAEAQKAGGVAAIIDAEHAFDPYYAQKLGVNIDELLISQPDSGEQALEITDNLIRSGALDIVVIDSVAALTPKAELEGEMGESKMGLQARLMSQALRKLTGNINKTKTCCIFINQLREKIGVMFGNPETTTGGNALKFYASVRLDIRRIGQIKDGEEVNGNHVRVKVVKNKVAPPFRKAEFDIMYGEGISKSGEIIDLGVQYNIIKKSGSWFSYGETKLGQGRETVRNLVIDNPELAQELETKIIEAITGKTTA, encoded by the coding sequence ATGACCAAAGAAGAAAAAAGCCAAATGAATCAGGAAAAGCTGAAAGCACTTCAGCTAACAATGGATAAAATTGAAAAGAGTTACGGAAAAGGTTCGATAATGCGATTGGGAGACCGGGCAGTGGAAGATGTGCCTGCTATCTCGTCGGGATCGATCGCTTTAGATGTAGCTTTAGGAGTTGGAGGATTTCCAAAAGGAAGGGTAATTGAAATTTACGGACCTGAATCTTCTGGTAAAACAACGCTTGCAATTCATGCCATTGCCGAAGCGCAAAAAGCCGGTGGTGTTGCTGCTATAATCGATGCTGAACATGCATTTGATCCGTATTATGCACAGAAATTAGGCGTAAATATTGATGAATTGTTAATTTCTCAGCCCGACAGCGGTGAACAGGCACTTGAAATTACTGATAATTTGATTCGTTCGGGAGCTTTGGATATTGTTGTTATCGACTCGGTAGCAGCCTTAACGCCAAAAGCTGAACTGGAAGGCGAAATGGGAGAATCAAAAATGGGTCTTCAGGCACGTTTGATGTCGCAGGCATTACGGAAACTTACCGGTAACATTAACAAAACAAAAACCTGTTGCATTTTTATTAACCAGTTGCGCGAAAAAATCGGGGTAATGTTTGGTAATCCTGAAACAACAACCGGAGGTAATGCACTTAAATTTTATGCATCGGTACGTTTGGACATCCGTCGGATTGGACAAATTAAAGATGGTGAAGAAGTAAACGGTAACCATGTTCGTGTAAAAGTGGTTAAAAACAAAGTGGCTCCACCATTCCGTAAAGCAGAATTCGATATTATGTATGGCGAAGGAATTTCCAAATCGGGCGAAATTATCGATTTGGGTGTTCAATACAATATTATTAAGAAAAGTGGGTCGTGGTTTAGTTATGGCGAAACCAAATTGGGGCAAGGCCGCGAAACGGTACGTAATTTAGTAATCGATAATCCTGAATTGGCTCAAGAACTTGAGACCAAAATTATTGAAGCCATTACGGGAAAAACAACAGCATAA